The genomic region ACAATTTGGGAGTATTAGGATTTATTCGGCTCCTTAGCAATATTCAATATGTTGGCCCTCAAAATTTTCTTGGTGATGGTATTTAGCCCAAAATATATGTGCCCACCCACATACGCACTTACATTTGGGTTACGAAAACCCTAGCCTTAAAGTTAAAGCCCACTGCTGTGTCACCATTGATTAATTAGTGTTCTCTaaacactcatttttattttattcttgtacacccatttttcttgtttaatggttttattttcaatttggaaATTCCTGCTGATAGCATAATTTTTTGTTCTACGTGTGACTTTATTTTATGAAGTAAAATTTGGACTATAACCAAAAGCAATATGAGTAACAattgtgaaatttggatgagCATGATAAAGTGAAATTGAATAGTCGCGAAATTCTTTAGTCGTTGGTTACCACGTTTTTTGTTACAAAATCCTActtgtgtttaaaaaaaaaaaaaaaaaaaacaaaaaaaattattttccttaAAAATTGCAAAACTCTTTGTGGTAACTTTATATATGAGTATAATGGCCTTTTTACTTCTAAACAAAATGGTGTCCACAGACGAAATTTAACTTTACAAAAAACTACTCTTAAGATTAAGGCTGATGAAGCGACCTAGCTACATCAACCAGTCCCTAACCCAGTTTTAATAGTTATATTTATAACTATAAAaattagttttcaaaatatatgttaatTTAGGTTAAGTTATAAGTTAACTAACCCATCATCGAACAGAGCCAACACACAATTTTGAAATATAAGTGGTCTGCTTTCCCCACGTATGCGTGTGCAATTTTCCCACTAACTAACTAGAAATTACGTAGTATAAAAAAATAGGAAACTTGAGAAACGAAAACtgtagaaaattagaaatagTTGCATCTTAGGTTATCTGCCGCATCCACTTCTCAACCTCCACACTGGATGATCTCCACTCCAAAACCAAAAGTTATCTTCCCTTTGGCCGCACTGGAAACGCGTCGACctttttatttgatttcttatcccactaaataaacaaaacacacagACCGACCTACATTCTTTGCTTTAAACCTCAAGTCTTCAAGAGACGAGAGATATATACCATATTCTCCAAATTCACACCAGCTAGTAATAAATCTATATTCACACTACCTAGATAGAAATTTTGCATATTTCCTAATGTGGATATGGAGTTTTTGAATCACTACTATACGTGAGATCAAACCTTACACACCAATTTTGTGTGTGACATCTTTGTGTCTTCTATCATTGATTGACACCTGTTAAGTTTATGGCAACAAAGTTAAAGAGGGTTAGGTTTATTAATACATCTCAATCAATAATAGGTGCAGAAGATTTGATTTCAAAATACATTGTGTATAACGCCCTAAAAGAATATTTCGtaaagagtaatgctacacttatCACGTTTTCTATACTATATTTGTATCACTTATTTAATAGAGATAGAGTCTGTCAACACATGTGAATCTCATATCAATTAGAAAAACGATACAAATGTGGTAAgaacattattttttttccttaaatagAAATTGGCTCAAATGAAAGGGTGGCAACTACGTCTGATGCCCAGAATACATTTCAGCTCACCAAACCGAAACCTATTGGGTAAAAAAGTAGAAAACATGCACGCCAAGAAAACACATCATGAATCATGACCTTCCCCCACCCATATAACACATGACCTCCACCGTGCCACTCCTCAACCTAATTAAACCAATATTAATAAACCACACACTCTCATCACATAGGCTCTCCTCTAATTCCAACAACATGATCACCACTCCTCATCACCCTCCTCATCCCACCAATAATCTCACCTCCCTCCTCTCCCCCTCCTTCTCCGAGACTTTCGTGGCCAAAATCTTTGATTCGCGGCAACTCTTTTTCCTTCACCACATCCAAATCTTGGAGCTCTTTCTGGCTCTATGTGTTTTCATTACCATACACTCGTTGAGGCAGAAGAAGCACCATGGCCTACCCATTTGGCCGGTGCTTGGTATgctaccctctctctcttttgccGTACTTGGGCTCCAAACCAACCTATATGAGTGGCTTTCCCAAGTTCTTTACCGCCAAAACGGCACGTTTCTATTCCAAGGCCCTTGGTTTAGCAGCCTCTTTTCTGTCATCACTTCCGACCCTCGTAACTTGGAGCACCTTCTCAAGACCAAGTTCTCCAATTTCCCCAAAGGCCCTTATTTCCGAGACTCAGTTCTAGATCTTCTCGGGGATGGCATATTCAACGCGAACGACGAGACATGGCAGCGACAAAGGAAGACGGCTAGCATCGAGTTCCACTCGGCTAAGTTCCGGCAACTGACGGCCGATTCGTTGTTTGAACTTGTCCACGCTAGGCTTTTGCCCGTCTTGGAGGACTCAATCAAACACTCGGCCGCAATCGACCTCCAAGACATTCTTTTGAGGTTAACTTTTGACAACGTTTGCATGATCGCGTTTGGGGTCGACCCTGGTTGCTTGCAGCCCGGGTTACCCAAAATACCATTTGCTCAGGCCTTTGAGGACGCGACAGAAGCAACACTTATGCGCTTTGTGACCCCAACGTGCTTGTGGAAGACCATGAGGTACTTAAACTTGGGTGCAGAGAGGAAGCTCAAGAGGTCCATAAGAGAAGTGGACGAGTTTGCGGATGACGTCATTCGGACAAGGAAGAAAGAGCTCCCACTACTACTTTCTTCCACCAATAATTCTAATGCTTCTAATGATGATGATAAGGAGAACAAGCATATTAGATCAGACTTGTTAACGGTTTTTATGGGTTTGAAAGACGAGAGGGGGGAGGCGTTTTCGGACAAGTTCCTGAGGGATATATGCGTCAACTTCATACTTGCAGGGCGAGACACGTCATCGGTGGCAATGAGCTGGTTCTTCTGGCTGCTTCATCAGAATCCGGAGGTGGAGCACAAGATTCTTCAAGAAGTATGCCGGATTGTGGGCGGAAGAACATCATCCGATCGCGATCATGATCATGAAAGTAAAAATAATGGCGGCGACGACGAAGCAGTAGTATTCAAGCCAGAAGAGATAAAGAAGATGGAGTATCTTCATGCAGCTCTATCAGAGGCTCTAAGGTTGTACCCTTCAGTTCCACTAGATCACAAGGAGGTAAGTTCAGTTTATTAAATCATATGcactttaattatttattttctgttttataaTTAGTAATTTACTCAAATTAACCATTTTTAAGTGCATGCATGCCTGGCATGTTATGGGGCCTTGTCATGCCTCACACATTCATCAACTAACCATATAATTATAAGCTTATCATGATATAATAGTGGGATAAAAATTGTTCTCCAATTCGCATGAATCTTGTAATGTATTGATATGTAACttctaataattttattttgacgCAAAAAATTGACATACTTTTTAAGAAATTCAAATATATGTGGAACTCACATATATTAGAGAATATCAATACTTGCGTTAGATTGGTGTAAAAATAGCATTACTCGTAATTTTGGTCAACAATGACTACCTAGAGGGGTCTTAATTAATTTATGAGATTCTTGTTTACCTAATTGGCCAAGGGAActattattagcattccaaaaatctcattctacactcctcacaagtgtatttttctttctaattatagaaagtttggagtgccaaatgagatttttggagtgctaataacaattcccttggCCAACTCTGTGTACATATATTCATTGGAACAATTGTTTCGTGTTAGGAAGATTGCAGAGACTAAGCTAGCTACTTTGTAACTATaataatccaaaaaataaaatatacaatttgattggtaattaattaagtttTCTAATTGAGTTGAACTTAACTGATCAATTGAATATACGTAGGCAGTTGAAGATGACATATTTCCAGATGGAACAATATTGAAGAAGGGAACAAAAGTGATATACGCAATCTACAGCATGGGGCGAATGGAGGCGATTTGGGGGAAGGACTGCAGGGAGTACAAGCCCGAGAGATGGCTACGATCATCGGACGGCCGCTTCATGAGTGAGTCTGCATACAAATTTACGGCTTTCAACGGTGGTCCTCGCCTGTGCTTGGGCAAAGACTTCGCTTATTACCAAATGAAGTTCGTCGCTGCCTCCATCATCTACCGTTACCGCGTCAAGGTGGTCGAAAACCATCCGGTGGAGCCAAGGCTGGCACTGACGATGTACATGAAGCATGGGTTGAAGGTCACTCTCCAAAAGCGTGACCGTGCTGAGCGTCAAAAATTGCTAAATATATAGTATGGTATTAATATATAGTACATATATAGTGTGTTTGGCcttcttttttgttgtttatgaTATTGTTGTCGTATACAGATAAATGGTGGTATTGCCATACATGAATACATGGGAAGATGATTGAAAATCTTTAGAGTGAGATGGTAGGGCTAGCCTGCTAGGAGGGATCTATATGCATTTGAATAATCGATCTAGTAATTGTGTAAGCTTGGATTGTTCATAATTTGGATTTTATcatcatatatgtatttcaatattttaataATCCATAAAATTAATgtgttactctctctctctctctctctctctctctctctctctctctaacctaACCTAACCAAAGCTATAATTAACCACCAATTTGCAAACATGACTACTACTCCATGCACAAATATAGTAGCCACTCTGATGCATAGATGCTATCTTACTTGATTTTCCAATGCATGTTGTGTTCGGACCATGAACCTCGTTATATAAGCAAATACCAAGTGAAACAGGTGAATCACATGATGTGTGAGATAGACATAAAGTGATAAAATAACAGTTACATGGTAGAATCTCTCCATTCTATGACAAAGATATTATTATGCATCATGTTAACTTCTTTAGCCTCAAAGCTGCCCCTAGGCCCTATGGCCCCTACCCCATCGCCATTGTATGGTACTTATAAATGGGCAAAAAAGAACAGATTCTAAATATATTGGTCGTTTCGTAAAGCATTTGATAAACACTTGGATTCAACAAGCCCTTACtggatttcttcaattttctcaaCTTCCAAGGCATTTCAATTACGAAAGCTTCGCTGGTCGACcgcaaaagtaaaggcaagtttGGCGAGCAACTCATGACCTAAACATCCATCCCTGCAGGTTTGCAGTCGGTTTTTCTGTTCCGTTTTTAGCTTTTCCTGTTTGAAAGTTGACTCTGACCATCCGTGGATATATAATTGGTATAGGATGTAACTTCCATCCACAGATCTCATCGTAGAAAAGAATCCTAAATGCAGAGCTTGTTCTCATTGATTACTTAGGCTTCAGTACTTAGCCTAGTAATAACTCATATAATACTCATCAAAGCTTCGCTAACTATAAACTATGTGCTTGTATATCAGAGCTCAACAGTTGCAAAGGGTTAACAACCACAATAATGTCTACAAAGGAGACTGCACAAAGATCGGAACTGCATATATAATGAAAACagaatgaaatttcaaaaatgcGTTATTAAGTGGCATAAACTGTCAATGGAGAAAATAGAGGATGCACATATTAGTGCATGTGTTGAAATATACAACATTTTCCTATGTGGGAAAGAGGCATGGCAAGTACATCTCGGCATTATGAAGTTCTGACAGATTATAGCATCAAACTCAAATGCATTGAAATTTATGCAAGCATAACAGGGAAGAAATAACGTGGCAGGAGGAGCAGCGACCTGCTCACCCATTCCCTTGATACATTATAATCTTGATTTTTTTGGTCTCCTCTATGCCCTCCTCATCGAGAAAGTTCTCAACAAATTTTTCCTCTGAGGGATCTCTACGTTCCAACAGAATcagaataagaaaataaaagcaatGCTGAAAAGATGCAGGAAGAAAAATAGAATGAAAGCCACATAGAAGTGCGTACTACTGCATGTTTCAGCACGTTACATGCATGGAACAAGAAGATAAAAGTAGACATTTAAAAATAACGGGTGCTGTGTTTCGCAGTATGAATCCTCCCCTTAAAATCCATATCCACCCATATGTAAATGCCTAAAGCATCGGTGGCTACTGGCATCCATTTATAAGCAAGCACACAAAATATGCTATAGAGTTAGGTTGTTAACCCTAACTGACCTATATCATGGAGAAGTGCAGCCACTTCTATCTGTCGACCAAGAAAAGTAAAGTATAGATTAATAAAGGCCTCCTCCACCAGCTTCTTCGCCTTTCTCACCGTCGCTGTTTCTAGATTAACTGTTATTTTGGAGGTGAAAATTATAGACAAACAAAATCTGAATAATGGAGTGAAGAACGGAAAGGGATGAATTGAGAATAAAAcaacttaatttaaaatttcaacCTAATTAAGATCCTAAAataaaacaacttaaattaaaaataattcaaacaaaacataaataaaaattacaaataaataatgagGAATAAGATGTGAAATAaaaaaggggtgtgctatccacacaccccttttcacttctcacacaccctttgttaatttatgtccgttgattttttttaattcattcgatccgatggTTGAAAATTAGAAGAgtgtatgaaaagtaaaaaagagatgtgtggatatcacaccccaataAAAAATTGCCACATGCTCGTGTGGCATTAGGCCAGTAACTATAATTTCCttcacttcaaatttttttattcatattaATTAGAGATTAAATGGTCTCTAATcgaattaatttttatatacacgatgaagaaagagaaataatatcACGCAGTCATTAAAAGAAATGAGTAATACGGTGTCCCTTGAATATTATTCATTGTATGTGAATGTGCCAATCACTCCTAAAGATTATGCTAGAGTCTCGGCATGAAAAATGTTTATGATTTGGCTTTGAGTACTTAATTTAGATGTTTGCTAGGGTTTAAATGTTAATAGAACACTTCCGTTGCAGACCTAGATATAACCGAGTTAGTTCAGTTTTGCTCTTTTAAGGTTCTTATTTTGAGGACGGAGGACCAAGTGTATATTAACCATAAGATTATATAAGTGTCTATCTAAAaggcttaaaatatttgacaacttaataaagCAAAACAAGCAAAATGAGTTTTCCAATAGTTTATGGATATAAgttggttttgttttattaaattgtcaaatattttaatccATTGgatctaaactaatataattttgtaGTTAATATGCATTTGGTCCTCACAGGTCCTCAAATGAAGACCTTAATTAAGAGAGCAGAACTCGTGTTAGTTAGTGGAGTATACTCTCTTATACTCactcaagttcaaattcatgtccatgtaatgcatgcatgcattttcTACATTCTTTGTGTTTGATGGTCAAGCTATGTCTTAATGGCTCATTTGGaagtgatttaaaaaaaaaaatttatttgaacttgtttatcttatctttacacccaacttaaaaacttatttaataaaattccAAATGTGCCCTGAAATAAATAGAAAGAATTTCAAAACAATTAGAACCTGTATAAGCTCCAGCCAACCCCATCGGGAAAACACAAAGGGAGGCTTTCACACTCCCCAACAAGCCACGATATCCCTTTTTTCCAGCAAACACAAGTGAAGCTCCAACAATCCGATTAATGCTCTCCTTTtatctcttttttgtttctctaTGCGAACTTGGGTCCAATCAATCGGGAAAGAAAGGCCGGTGTGAATTAGTGTTGACGGAGAAGTGCGGAGTCATGTTCGATGCCACCGATGGCACCAAAAGGAAATGATGGTTCATATTCTTCTCGCGGTTGTGATACGAGAGAGGcggggaaaaagaagaaaaagaatggaaGGAGCTGACAGTTGTTCATGACTTGGGGATAAATTTTGGCATAAGTTTGATTTGGATTCGCCGGAAATAATGGTCAGGTGGGTTTAGGGCTATTGGGTGTAGACAGAAAAacacccttttttattttctttttcttatttattaaggACAAATTTGAGAGTTTG from Pyrus communis chromosome 4, drPyrComm1.1, whole genome shotgun sequence harbors:
- the LOC137732314 gene encoding cytochrome P450 86B1-like; the encoded protein is MITTPHHPPHPTNNLTSLLSPSFSETFVAKIFDSRQLFFLHHIQILELFLALCVFITIHSLRQKKHHGLPIWPVLGMLPSLSFAVLGLQTNLYEWLSQVLYRQNGTFLFQGPWFSSLFSVITSDPRNLEHLLKTKFSNFPKGPYFRDSVLDLLGDGIFNANDETWQRQRKTASIEFHSAKFRQLTADSLFELVHARLLPVLEDSIKHSAAIDLQDILLRLTFDNVCMIAFGVDPGCLQPGLPKIPFAQAFEDATEATLMRFVTPTCLWKTMRYLNLGAERKLKRSIREVDEFADDVIRTRKKELPLLLSSTNNSNASNDDDKENKHIRSDLLTVFMGLKDERGEAFSDKFLRDICVNFILAGRDTSSVAMSWFFWLLHQNPEVEHKILQEVCRIVGGRTSSDRDHDHESKNNGGDDEAVVFKPEEIKKMEYLHAALSEALRLYPSVPLDHKEAVEDDIFPDGTILKKGTKVIYAIYSMGRMEAIWGKDCREYKPERWLRSSDGRFMSESAYKFTAFNGGPRLCLGKDFAYYQMKFVAASIIYRYRVKVVENHPVEPRLALTMYMKHGLKVTLQKRDRAERQKLLNI